The sequence CCCGTTTCCCAAAGTCCACCACCACCGTAATCCGGTCCGAGCTGGCAACACTCCCAATTCTATCAGACCACAGATAACGCGGCGGCTTCTTCCCCACCGCCTCCCATGTGGCACCACAAACGCCACCACAAACGCCGGAAATGAGCGTTTGTGGGCGGTTGTCGTCGGACGTTTGTCAAGCCAATCACGTGAAAATTGAGGCTTTTGTTAGTGATATGGCGAATTGTGATTGGTTAAAGCAATTTTAATGCTTTTCaaatgaaaacaaaaaaaaaaaaaatgaaaaacctACAACTCAATTGGCAGGAGGAAGACGATgatgattttttaatttttttaatttacgCATATCCCCCTTAAAATATGTAAAAGTATACAAAAAATGCAcaaattactaaaacattttaacttAGCCCCTTGagttttatttttatgattttattttattaaagtatagtataattttatatacatatttttttttactttatttatatttatatttttatttttatttatgtcaTGTTTTATCTTATTTATctaaataaaaactaattaaaaaaatcaaacaaaaaatcaaaaataaaatgtCACGTCATTGTCATCCTTTGACAAAAGCCCCCCATTACAACTCCCCCATTTCTCTGCCATGGTCCAGTCACTGACTTGCCCTAAAAAGTGCACCGTACCCACTCCACGTCACAATCACCATTATCTGTGGTCTCATTCGACGGCACAAAAATTGACGAAACCTCCCTCAACCTTAAATCAGCCCACCCAGATACCGCACGTGCTGTCGTCCACCGTGGCATAACTACCGACTTAAACAACAAACGTAGAGGTACAGCCTCAACTCTCACACGTGCTAAAGTTCGTGGTGGTGGTAAAAAACCATTCCCACAAAAGAAACTCGATCGGGCCAGACATGGGTCCCAACTGACCCTACTCAGGCCCGGCGGAGGAGTTGTGTTCGAACCAAAACCTCGCGATTGGTCCGTTAAAATCAATAAAAAGGAAAAAAGATTAGTCATTTCGACTGCGTTAGCGAGTACAGTGGTTAATAGGATTGTGGTGGAGGAATTTGGGGAGAAATTTGAGAAACCGAAAACAAAAGAGTTTATTGAGGTTTTAAAAAGATGGGGGATTGATCCGAAAGAGAAATCAATGTTTTTTATgttgaatgttttttttttttggtaaccgAGGAACCACTACTACGAATAGGCGCATTGGCCTCGCGCAGCGCGTAAACCTTGGGGCAGCAGGCAACCCAGGTATCACCTGTGCCAGGAAAAGCACCCTCTTTATGTTGAATGTTGATGATAATGTGGCACTATCTAGTAGGAACACTGAGACTTTGAGAATGTTGACACCTAGGACTTTGAATTTGTTTAATGTTTTGAATGCTGATAAGTTGGTGTTTACCCAAGGGTTGGATTATTTGAATGATGTCCATGGAGATGATGATGTggatgtattcgaagatgaagatgaagatgaaggttagttgattataattattaacaagAAAGTATTTTTAGTTGATTAGTTTGATTTGTATTTACATTGAATATAAGTTGAATAATTTGATATCTAAAGAGTAATATTAAAAGTGAATTGTACTAAGTTTGATGTTAAAACGGTTAACTAGATATGGTTTTCCTGTTCAGGCTATAGGGGAGGGGAGCGTTACCTAGCTATATTCTTCCGTTACCGTTTCCGAACCTTTTTCCTGGCAGCCTGAAAATATGTTGCTAATTGTAATATTAGGGTTAGGTGATGAAAAATTAGGAGATTGGTTATGTTAGCATCTCGATTTCGAATGAAGACCTCTAGGTTATTATTAAGAAAGCTTACATTTGCAGCTTATGGGCTTTGTTAGAATTTGGAAATTTCGATAAGCTCGTCTTTTGAAGCTTATGTGTGTAAAACTTTAGCGTATCCATTTAAGTAAGccataacttaagtttttaaatcgcAAAAACTAAAGCTTTATCAGCTATTCTATTTAACTGCAGAGGCGAAACTtggatttttttcaccgggggcaaaaaaaaatttaaaccgtagcaatttttttggacaaaatttgaagattttggggcaaaagttggagattttggggcaaaatttgaagattttgaggCAACAGTTGaagaatttggggcaaaatttgaaggttttgaggcaaaatttgtagttttgggggcaaaaaaaaatccactgtgacgacccggaaattttcggccaaatttaaacttaatctttatatgtttccgacacgataagtgtgatgacccgggaatttccgaccaaatttaaacataatcttatatgattcgactcgataagcaaagtctattaaaccgagtctcattatgtttgaactatttcatgataacatttgacctttaactatttccgacgattcacgaacctttaattgtaactaagaatgtaaatataaataattatatataaaactaattatattagtattaatgaactattaagtaattttgttattataaaagataacatttaataactaaagattttcattttgaatatatatagtatattgtatataaatgattcaaacatattttaccaacgttatcaaaatattaaatgtacaatgttatactttgtagttaattgtttaatatacataattaatcatctactcaacatttaaaacatgattttatatatatggtagtatacatatatacataaatataactatatatatatatatatatatatatatatatatgattttatacataattattatattatgtatatgtagaaatttataatatatctatgatgaaataatgtactattttaataaatatatataatacttacatatataaaacatttatatttttcataattacatacataagtataatataattagtatgtaaataaatattataatatatttatattaaaatgcataaatatataatattcagtatatgttacaatacatattacataattattaaatattacataataatagatgatattaataaattaaatttaaatacaaatatagttgttgtagtaatgttatttgtatcgtcaaatatcaatatttgtattcataatatcactttatatcatataaagatgaaattggatgtataaattagattattattactaatattattattatcgataaaatattaatattatcataattagtatggtattattattattattattattatcatttttacaattattattatcattaatattatatttatcattattattaattttattaatattattagatattaatagtattgttattatatattattattattaatt comes from Rutidosis leptorrhynchoides isolate AG116_Rl617_1_P2 chromosome 4, CSIRO_AGI_Rlap_v1, whole genome shotgun sequence and encodes:
- the LOC139841251 gene encoding large ribosomal subunit protein uL4c-like, which produces MASFLKSSFLSSTIFSNHSPSVFIKPPNPTRFPKSTTTVIRSELATLPILSFDGTKIDETSLNLKSAHPDTARAVVHRGITTDLNNKRRGTASTLTRAKVRGGGKKPFPQKKLDRARHGSQLTLLRPGGGVVFEPKPRDWSVKINKKEKRLVISTALASTVVNRIVVEEFGEKFEKPKTKEFIEVLKRWGIDPKEKSMFFITLFMLNVDDNVALSSRNTETLRMLTPRTLNLFNVLNADKLVFTQGLDYLNDVHGDDDVDVFEDEDEDEEAKLGFFSPGAKKNLNRSNFFGQNLKILGQKLEILGQNLKILRQQLKNLGQNLKVLRQNL